The sequence ACGGAAAACTGACCAGCGAGTCGTTCGGGTATGTCGAGCTCAGGTAAAGAGGTGAATTGACAATGGAGCGAAAGGAAGAAGGAATGACACTGGTCGAAGTGCTGGCCGCCCTCGTGCTGGTCGCGTTAGTGTCCGGCATTATCTGGTCAGTCATCTCCATAGCGGCACAGTTCAATCTATCGGAAACCTCCACTTTACGTCTGCAGCAGGAGGCCAATCTCGTCATCGCCGAACTCCAGCAAGTCCATCGTCACTGTGACACTTACCGTTTGATCATCTCGGAGGAAAAAGTCCAGGTCGAATCGTGCAGAGATTCGGATGGTCAAAGCCTTGATGAGTACAATCACATTGTCAGCGATGCGGTCAGGTATCGCGCCGGAGACAGTACAGGCAACAAGTATGTAGACCGGACCTACTCGCCCACGAAGGAAAACCTCGAACTGCCGGGGTTCACTGTGCTGGATACGGTGGTGCGGCCGGGTCATGAGAAGGCGGTCACGGTGCCGACGACAATTTCACGCTACCGGACAAAGGACAGACAGAAACCTTAAATGGACGGAGGGACCGATACTATGCGCCAGGTGAAAAAAGAACAAGGGTATGCACTGCTGATCGTCTTGTTCGCCATCGTCTTCATCACCGTCATCACAGCTGTCTTCATGCGCGGGGCGATCAGCAATGCCACCCAGGGACAGACCCTCGATGAAAACAATCTGGTCGTTGTTTCTGCTGAAGCCGGCGTCGATTACTATACGTGGCATCTGAAACAGCTGTATGACGAACAGCAGCTGGAGGC comes from Sporosarcina trichiuri and encodes:
- a CDS encoding prepilin-type N-terminal cleavage/methylation domain-containing protein, which gives rise to MERKEEGMTLVEVLAALVLVALVSGIIWSVISIAAQFNLSETSTLRLQQEANLVIAELQQVHRHCDTYRLIISEEKVQVESCRDSDGQSLDEYNHIVSDAVRYRAGDSTGNKYVDRTYSPTKENLELPGFTVLDTVVRPGHEKAVTVPTTISRYRTKDRQKP